The Xanthomonas fragariae genome has a segment encoding these proteins:
- a CDS encoding glycoside hydrolase family 5 protein, producing the protein MFTASFSLRHAVVCALFFILLSISPLSHAQTRALTYAGVNLAGAEFASAKKPGILNKDYMYPAASDYTYFASVNMNTIRLPILWERLQPTARGKLDPAQLALVQQAVARAKASGMYLVLDIHNYGKYYGYKIGSDEVPLATFTDLWRRLALEFPSDNAVIFGLMNEPNGVSASGWAGAAQAAIDTIRATGANNLILVPGALWTGAHSWYSTTTDGYSNATALASIYDPLDHYAIEVHQYLDANSSGTTNVCVSATVGADRLRTFTTWLRTNHKRGFLGEFGTANNALCDKALQTLLGYIEKNADVWLGWTWWVAGSWWNSSYQYSVHPNKDGTDKPQIAILSPQAARATSATP; encoded by the coding sequence ATGTTTACTGCATCGTTCTCTTTACGACACGCTGTAGTTTGTGCCCTGTTCTTTATCTTGCTGAGCATATCGCCGCTTAGCCACGCCCAGACGCGCGCACTCACGTATGCCGGGGTCAATCTCGCTGGCGCCGAATTCGCATCTGCCAAAAAGCCGGGAATCCTCAACAAGGACTATATGTACCCGGCTGCCAGTGATTACACCTATTTCGCCAGCGTCAATATGAATACGATCCGTTTGCCGATTTTGTGGGAACGCCTGCAACCCACCGCACGCGGCAAACTGGATCCGGCGCAATTGGCGCTAGTGCAACAAGCGGTGGCACGTGCCAAGGCATCGGGCATGTATCTGGTGCTGGACATCCACAATTACGGCAAATACTACGGTTACAAGATTGGCAGCGACGAAGTGCCGCTCGCCACGTTCACCGATTTATGGCGCCGTCTTGCGCTGGAATTCCCTAGCGATAATGCAGTGATCTTCGGGCTGATGAACGAGCCCAATGGCGTATCTGCCAGCGGGTGGGCCGGTGCTGCACAAGCAGCGATCGACACCATCCGCGCCACCGGTGCCAATAATCTGATTCTGGTGCCCGGCGCGCTGTGGACAGGCGCGCACAGTTGGTATTCCACCACCACCGACGGCTATTCCAACGCAACGGCGCTGGCGTCCATTTATGACCCGCTCGATCATTACGCGATCGAAGTGCATCAGTATCTGGATGCCAATTCCAGCGGCACCACCAATGTCTGCGTCAGTGCCACCGTCGGTGCCGATCGTCTGCGCACCTTCACCACGTGGCTGCGTACCAATCACAAACGTGGCTTCCTGGGCGAGTTCGGCACTGCCAACAACGCGCTATGCGATAAAGCGCTGCAAACCCTGCTTGGCTATATAGAAAAAAACGCCGATGTCTGGCTGGGCTGGACGTGGTGGGTGGCCGGCTCTTGGTGGAACAGCAGTTACCAGTACAGCGTGCATCCCAACAAGGACGGCACCGACAAGCCGCAGATAGCGATTCTGTCGCCGCAGGCGGCACGCGCGACCAGCGCCACGCCTTGA